A genomic window from Silene latifolia isolate original U9 population chromosome Y, ASM4854445v1, whole genome shotgun sequence includes:
- the LOC141628221 gene encoding uncharacterized protein LOC141628221 gives MNADSIDINMQICKQVISVILSFSVFLFAILSGFYVADHSLFPTSSHIPVLSSILMSLHCHSTNLSTVTQLHSTPIVQEQPNPQPNNQLVLSHTPNGGKHWMRVVEHKFRPTIGAVFASLEAGIKFYEVYARKMLILDNSKLNIGAGLTFTQVKELVNGYENIGATLIDFNNFQRDIKCYIGLRDADLFIDRLEKLKATQPQFYFAYDVDPQNRLTKFFWADATCIRNYSFFGDAVSFDPTYGTNKYDMVFTPFTGVNHHRKSVLFAGCLLLHEDDISFQWTFQHFLTAMGQKEPQFMITDQCPGIKKGTVYVKVPLFHCYINNLLPNPCCIKIGFQIAMDQALYTKVFQEEVMVADSCGVDDFEKEEHVRIIHVIDAEIDRIFKVRFDLRSTDAVCECKLFERIGLLCRHIVWVYKGKGIGRIPSKLDSNGNVIEDSYMATSDNSHLCNVWSEFRHIVGVLKTLPAEHTEELASLLVEFRQKLCIEPLTKDQEMDILLGCSSSSEVTIHPPEQARNKGSGKRLKSAKQQAIDKAAKPKRLCAYCKERVTHDRRTCPLCIADEATEKAAKKKKV, from the exons ATGAATGCAGATTCTATCGACATTAACATGCAAATATGCAAACAGGTAATTTCCGTAATCCTTTCATTTTCAGTTTTCCTTTTCGCGATTTTATCTGGATTCTATGTCGCTGATCATTCGctatt TCCAACCTCTTCGCATATTCCTGTTCTCTCGTCCATCCTTATGTCACTACATTGTCATAGTACTA ACTTAAGTACTGTCACTCAACTCCATTCTACGCCAATTGTCCAAGAGCAACCCAATCCTCAACCAAATAATCAGCTTGTTCTGTCTCACACGCCTAATGGAGGTAAGCACTGGATGCGTGTGGTTGAGCACAAGTTTAGACCTACCATTGGTGCAGTTTTCGCCTCCCTTGAGGCTGGAATCAAGTTCTACGAGGTTTATGCTCGG AAGATGCTTATCTTGGACAACTCCAAGTTGAATATTGGCGCTGGATTGACCTTTACACAGGTTAAGGAACTTGTCAATGGGTATGAAAATATCGGTGCTACATTGATAGATTTTAATAACTTTCAAAGAGATATCAAGTGCTACATTGGGTTACGAGATGCTGACCTTTTCATCGATCGACTCGAGAAACTCAAAGCGACCCAACCCCAGTTCTACTTCGCCTATGATGTTGATCCGCAAAACCGTCTAACAAAGTTCTTTTGGGCTGATGCTACATGTATTAGAAACTACTCATTCTTTGGGGATGCTGTGAGCTTCGACCCTACTTACGGAACcaacaagtatgatatggtttttacaccattcaCAGGTGTTAATCACCACAGAAAGTCAGTGTTGTTTGCCGGTTGTCTCCTGTTACACGAGGATGACATATCCTTCCAATGGACCTTTCAGCATTTCTTGACTGCCATGGGACAAAAAGAGCCGCAGTTCATGATCACGGATCAATGCCCTGGCATAAAGAAG GGAACAGTGTATGTTAAAGTACCATTGTTTCATTGTTACATAAATAATTTGTTGCCGAATCCTTGTTGCATTAAAATCGGGTTCCAAATCGCTATGGACCAGGCGCTATACACGaag GTGTTTCAAGAAGAAGTAATGGTTGCCGATTCATGTGGTGTTGATGACTTTGAGAAGGAGGAGCATGTGCGCATAATTCATGTAATCGATGCTGAGATAGACAGAATTTTCAAGGTGAGGTTCGACCTTAGAAGCACAGATGCAGTATGCGAGTGTAAACTGTTCGAAAGAATTGGATTACTCTGCAGGCATATTGTGTGGGTGTACAAGGGCAAAGGAATTGGGCGAATACCAAGCAA GCTTGATTCGAATGGGAATGTCATTGAGGATTCATATATGGCTACGTCTGATAACAGTCATTTGTGCAACGTATGGTCAGAGTTCCGTCATATAGTTGGTGTTCTCAAAACTTTACCTGCTGAACACACGGAAGAGTTAGCATCCCTCCTAGTTGAGTTCCGGCAGAAGTTATGTATTGAACCGCTTACAAAAGACCAAGAGATGGATATTCTGTTGGGCTGTAGCTCGTCGTCTGAAGTCACTATCCACCCTCCggaacaagcacgcaacaagggcAGCGGAAAAAGATTGAAGTCAGCTAAACAACAGGCCATTGACAAAGCGGCCAAGCCAAAGAGGCTATGTGCATACTGCAAAGAAAGAGTTACCCACGACAGGAGAACATGCCCTCTTTGCATAGCTGATGAAGCTACTGAGAAAGCAGCTAAAAAGAAAAAAGTTTGA